In a genomic window of Algoriphagus halophilus:
- a CDS encoding dihydroorotase yields MSILFQGLKLITPSGVQEAQDFIFHEGELLPASDHTNIQPTEVIDASSLMVSQGWVDLRCMVGDPGFEYKETVESLCETLMSSGFSTAVVLPNTNPVIQSKNEVDFVLNKAKKYPLNILMQGAVTKNNEGEDLTEILDMYHQSGVTIFGEGTKTLANGDRYMKILQYLQKFNGVLFDHAYDPLLAIFGQMHEGENSTMLGMKGIPSLAEDVAIQRNLEILNYTGGKVHFQTVSTAKGVDLIRKGKSQGLNISCDVSIYQLLFTDKDLMSFDANFKVRPPFRGESDRKALIEGLKDGTIDAMVSNHRPQDFDSKFMEFDLASFGMVGLQTFLPALVQLQEELSWPLLIEKLTTGPLSIIDQENKAWTIFDPNEKWLFDRKSNKSNSFNSPWFGKELTGKVKYVIQKGGLIKVNE; encoded by the coding sequence ATGTCAATTCTATTTCAAGGATTAAAATTGATAACTCCTTCAGGAGTTCAAGAAGCTCAGGATTTTATTTTTCACGAAGGTGAACTTCTTCCCGCATCAGATCACACTAACATACAGCCTACAGAAGTAATAGACGCTTCTTCATTAATGGTGTCCCAAGGTTGGGTAGATCTAAGATGTATGGTAGGAGACCCGGGCTTTGAATACAAAGAAACGGTGGAGTCTCTTTGTGAAACGTTGATGAGTAGCGGCTTTTCGACTGCTGTGGTGTTACCAAATACTAATCCTGTTATTCAAAGTAAAAATGAGGTAGATTTTGTCCTGAACAAGGCAAAAAAATATCCATTGAATATTTTGATGCAAGGAGCTGTGACGAAGAATAATGAAGGAGAAGATCTTACCGAAATATTGGACATGTATCATCAGTCCGGAGTGACCATATTTGGTGAAGGCACGAAGACACTGGCCAATGGTGATCGATACATGAAAATCCTGCAATACCTTCAGAAATTTAACGGAGTTCTTTTTGACCATGCGTATGACCCTTTATTGGCGATTTTTGGTCAAATGCATGAGGGTGAAAACTCTACCATGCTAGGGATGAAAGGAATCCCAAGCTTAGCAGAGGATGTAGCCATTCAAAGAAACCTGGAGATATTGAATTACACAGGAGGGAAAGTGCATTTCCAGACTGTAAGTACTGCTAAGGGGGTTGACTTAATTCGAAAAGGGAAGTCTCAGGGATTAAATATTTCCTGTGATGTGTCTATTTACCAATTGCTCTTTACTGATAAAGACCTGATGTCTTTTGATGCTAATTTTAAAGTGAGACCTCCGTTTAGAGGTGAATCAGATAGAAAAGCTTTAATAGAAGGATTAAAAGATGGAACCATTGATGCAATGGTTTCTAATCACAGGCCACAGGATTTCGATTCCAAGTTCATGGAATTTGACCTGGCTTCCTTTGGTATGGTGGGCCTTCAAACATTTTTACCTGCATTGGTGCAACTTCAAGAGGAACTTTCGTGGCCATTATTGATTGAAAAATTGACAACAGGTCCACTTTCAATCATTGATCAAGAGAATAAAGCATGGACGATCTTTGATCCAAATGAAAAATGGTTGTTTGATAGGAAGTCCAATAAATCCAATTCATTTAATTCCCCGTGGTTCGGCAAAGAGCTCACTGGGAAAGTGAAATATGTGATTCAAAAAGGAGGGTTAATTAAAGTCAATGAATAG
- a CDS encoding DUF4199 domain-containing protein, producing the protein MNRYFKSAYLFGVLGGLLGIISFFTLSFFNEDPTTLNLIFGYVIVPISIYLALRYFKDYSNHGYISFAEGMSVGFVAYMIIAILSFIGIYLILSFDSSLFELIKSSKIDTLVTSKETIVSQVGDNSYEATLESVKEMEISDVALNDAIWKIVPGLFFTIIISIILRKNPN; encoded by the coding sequence ATGAATAGGTATTTCAAATCTGCTTACCTATTTGGTGTGTTGGGAGGATTATTAGGTATTATTTCTTTTTTTACTCTTTCCTTCTTTAATGAAGACCCCACTACCTTAAATTTAATTTTCGGTTATGTAATCGTACCGATCTCCATTTATTTGGCTTTACGGTATTTTAAGGATTATTCTAATCATGGCTATATATCTTTTGCTGAAGGAATGAGTGTTGGCTTTGTCGCCTATATGATTATTGCAATTCTTTCCTTTATTGGGATTTACCTGATTTTATCTTTCGACTCTTCTCTTTTTGAGCTAATAAAGTCTTCTAAAATTGATACTTTAGTAACAAGTAAAGAAACGATCGTTTCTCAGGTGGGAGATAATTCCTACGAGGCAACTCTTGAAAGTGTAAAAGAAATGGAGATTTCTGATGTCGCTCTAAATGATGCTATCTGGAAAATCGTACCGGGTCTTTTTTTTACTATTATTATTTCAATTATTTTGAGAAAAAACCCTAACTAG
- a CDS encoding DUF4199 domain-containing protein, whose amino-acid sequence MEEQQSPFKAAIQPGLTIGLISLALTFIAYFIDATLLGSAWFGLIALVVFFGLIIYFGRQYRTEIGGFMTFGTAFNFSFIAILISGIIGLIGQILLFHVIDPSLPGVLGDLAFENSLKMMENFGASPDSLPPGQLEEMRANTTNQFTLKGQLTSFGIGIIIYAIIALILAAILKKRDKSLDY is encoded by the coding sequence ATGGAAGAGCAACAATCTCCTTTTAAAGCGGCTATTCAACCAGGATTAACGATTGGCTTGATATCGCTTGCATTGACTTTTATTGCTTACTTTATTGATGCCACCTTATTAGGTTCCGCTTGGTTTGGTCTAATCGCTTTGGTAGTCTTTTTTGGATTGATCATCTATTTTGGTAGACAGTACAGGACTGAAATTGGTGGGTTTATGACTTTTGGGACTGCCTTTAATTTTAGCTTTATAGCCATTCTTATTTCCGGTATCATAGGTCTTATTGGACAGATTTTGCTTTTTCATGTAATTGACCCATCCTTACCTGGTGTATTGGGAGACCTAGCATTTGAAAACAGTTTAAAAATGATGGAGAATTTTGGAGCTTCTCCTGATTCACTTCCTCCAGGCCAACTGGAAGAAATGAGAGCAAACACTACCAATCAATTTACCTTAAAAGGTCAATTGACCAGTTTTGGAATAGGGATTATTATCTACGCTATTATTGCATTAATTTTAGCTGCTATTCTCAAAAAAAGAGATAAGTCTCTGGATTATTAA
- a CDS encoding glycosyltransferase family 2 protein: MPQISVVVPVFNEEESLNELTQWISRVMDDHGFSYEILFVNDGSTDDSWSVINRLSEKNEFVKGLNFTRNYGKSAALDAGFQKVSGEVVITMDADLQDSPDEIPGLYTLIKEGGFDVISGWKKERHDPITKTIPSRFFNAVTRWISGIKLHDFNCGLKAYRIKVVKNIHIYGEMHRYIPLLAKWNGYPKIGEKIVQHQARKYGYSKFGIERFLNGFLDLISVSFVHRYKKKPMHFFGLLGSLSFFSGFVITCWLIFQKVYGLSKGLEVREITEQPLFFLALVALIIGVQLFVTGFIAELMTSNQSKEAEYKIDEELNFDY; this comes from the coding sequence ATGCCTCAAATTTCCGTAGTCGTTCCTGTATTTAACGAAGAGGAATCTCTGAATGAATTAACTCAATGGATTAGCCGTGTCATGGATGACCACGGCTTTTCTTATGAGATACTCTTTGTCAATGATGGTAGTACAGATGACTCTTGGTCTGTCATTAATCGATTATCCGAAAAGAATGAATTTGTCAAAGGGTTAAATTTCACGAGGAATTATGGAAAGTCCGCGGCCTTGGATGCAGGATTTCAAAAAGTATCTGGAGAGGTCGTAATTACCATGGACGCGGACTTACAAGATAGTCCAGATGAAATCCCAGGATTATATACCTTGATCAAAGAAGGTGGTTTTGATGTTATTTCCGGCTGGAAAAAAGAAAGACATGACCCCATAACAAAGACGATACCTTCTAGATTTTTTAATGCCGTCACAAGATGGATATCTGGAATTAAATTACATGATTTTAATTGTGGACTAAAGGCGTATCGAATAAAGGTCGTGAAGAATATTCATATCTATGGTGAAATGCACAGATACATTCCCTTGCTTGCAAAATGGAATGGCTACCCCAAAATAGGTGAGAAGATTGTTCAACATCAGGCCAGAAAATATGGGTATTCCAAGTTTGGTATTGAGCGCTTTCTCAATGGGTTTCTAGATTTAATTTCAGTTTCTTTTGTACATCGATATAAAAAGAAGCCTATGCACTTTTTTGGATTATTAGGCTCTTTATCATTTTTTTCGGGCTTTGTAATTACTTGCTGGCTTATATTTCAAAAGGTCTATGGACTAAGTAAAGGGTTAGAGGTACGTGAGATTACCGAGCAACCCCTGTTCTTTTTAGCGTTGGTTGCATTAATTATAGGAGTTCAATTATTTGTGACTGGATTTATTGCAGAGTTGATGACTTCTAATCAGTCCAAAGAGGCCGAGTATAAAATAGACGAAGAGCTTAATTTTGACTACTGA